The genomic window CTCAACTCCAAGCTCAGCTCCAAGTTCTAATGCATACTATACTTCGGTCGCGCATGCGGCAGTCGCCATTCCTAGTCTTCCCAAGTACAGCTTTTCGCGCATCAATCGCCTGCCTCCCTACGTCTTCAATATCACCGCTGAATTAAAAATGGCGGCGCGCCGACGCGGTGTCGATATCATCGACATGTCCATGGGCAATCCCGATGGCGCCACTCCGCCACATATCGTCGCCAAGTTAGTGGAGGCGGCACAAAGGCCGGATACGCACGGTTATTCTGCGTCGAAAGGCATACCGCGTCTGCGCCGCGCCATCACGCATTGGTATAAGTCGCGTTACGATGTCAGCTTCGATCCTGAATCAGAAGCGATCGTCACCATAGGCTCGAAAGAGGGGCTGGCGCATCTGATGCTGGCGACCCTCGATAAGGGCGACACCGTACTGGTGCCTAATCCTAGTTACCCGATTCATATTTATGGCGCAGTGATTGCGGGAGCTGACATACGCTCGATACGCATGAGTCCGGGCGTAGATTTTTTTGATGAACTCGAGCGCGCGATACGCGAAAGCTACCCAAAACCCAAGATGATGATCTTTGGCTTTCCGTCGAACCCGACCGCGCAATGTGTAGAACTTGATTTTTTTGAGCGTGTCGTCAAGCTGGCGAAAGAACACAATATTCTAGTCGTGCACGATCTGGCCTATGCCGACATCGTGTTTGATGGCTGGAAAGCGCCTTCCATCATGCAAGTTGAGGGCGCACGCGATGTCGCAGTCGAGTTTTTTACACTCTCCAAAAGCTATAACATGGCGGGCTGGCGCATCGGTTTTATGGTCGGCAATAAGGAGCTGGTAGCGGCCCTGGCACGCATCAAGAGCTATCATGATTACGGCAGTTTTACGCCGGTACAGGTGGCGGCCATCGCGGCATTGGAAGGTGATCAGACTTGCGTCAAAGAGATTTGCGATAAATACCAGCGACGTCGGGATGTGATGGTCAAGGGCTTGCATGAGATGGGCTGGATGGTCGCGATACCTAAGGCCTCGATGTATATCTGGGCGCGCATTCCTGAGCCATATCGTCATCTCGGCTCTCTGGAATTTGCCAAGCTGGTGCTGGAAAAAGCCAAGCTTTGCATTTCTCCCGGCATAGGTTTTGGCGATTATGGTGATGAGTATGTGCGCTTTGCCTTAATCGAAAACGAAGCCCGTAGTCGCCAGGCCTTACGCGGTTTAAAAGCCATGTTCAAGGACGAGTTACTACCCGCGCCGCAGCCCAGCGCATAAGCGCAGCAATTGGTC from Undibacterium parvum includes these protein-coding regions:
- the alaC gene encoding alanine transaminase — encoded protein: MTKTLTPPGRGAATASANSTPSSAPSSNAYYTSVAHAAVAIPSLPKYSFSRINRLPPYVFNITAELKMAARRRGVDIIDMSMGNPDGATPPHIVAKLVEAAQRPDTHGYSASKGIPRLRRAITHWYKSRYDVSFDPESEAIVTIGSKEGLAHLMLATLDKGDTVLVPNPSYPIHIYGAVIAGADIRSIRMSPGVDFFDELERAIRESYPKPKMMIFGFPSNPTAQCVELDFFERVVKLAKEHNILVVHDLAYADIVFDGWKAPSIMQVEGARDVAVEFFTLSKSYNMAGWRIGFMVGNKELVAALARIKSYHDYGSFTPVQVAAIAALEGDQTCVKEICDKYQRRRDVMVKGLHEMGWMVAIPKASMYIWARIPEPYRHLGSLEFAKLVLEKAKLCISPGIGFGDYGDEYVRFALIENEARSRQALRGLKAMFKDELLPAPQPSA